Sequence from the Actinomyces slackii genome:
CGGTGAAGAGGGGAGGCCCTGTGAGGCGGGGCCGAGGGCCGCCCCGCCGCCGCGCCCCGGCCCGCCCCACCTGGAGCCCCGGAGCCCCGGAGCCCCGGGGCGGTGAGGGCCCGTGGGGCGCGGTGCCATGGGCGCGGTTGCGGGCAGTGGTCGCGGGCAGTGGCTGCGGGCAGCGGTTTCGGGCGGCGGGACTGCCCGCCGTGGCCCTTCGTCCTGCGGCGGCGCCGCCTGTGTGGGATGTCACGTCGATCACATGGTGATATCGAGATGTCCGATCGGCCTCATGCCGCGGATCTCTCGGAAACTACAGTGGTGTAAGTGATCGATGTGAATGATGTGAACAGTGTTTCCAGAATGAACCGGAGCGACTACTGTGGCGAAGGTACAAATCCGGTGCGGCCCCCGGCGCGCACCCTGAACGACGACGGAGATCCCTGTGAGCCCTACAACCCAGAAGCGATGGAGGCGCGGCCCGATCGCCGCGGCCATCCTGGCGCTGGCTTGCACCTTCCCACCTGCAGCCCATGCCGACCCCGTCAACCAGGAGGACATCGACCAGGCCAAGGCGGCCGAGTCGACCACCAGTGCCTCGATCGCCGAGCTCGAGGCGCGGCTGAGCGAGCTCAACACCAACCTGGAGGCGGCCCAGCTCAACGCCCAGATCGCCAACGAGGACTACCTCGTGGCGGCCGACGAGCTGAGCACGGCCACGGCCGATGCCAAGACGGCTCAGGACGACGCGGACAAGGCCGCCAAGGCCACCAGCTCGGCCCGGGCGGATCTGAGCGCCGTCGTCGTTCAGACCTATCAGGAGGGCGGCAGCGCGATGAGCGCGCTGGCCCCCTACGTGACCTCCCAGACTTTGGCCGAGTTCTCCGCCGCCGAGGTCGCCAGGCTCCGCATGGGCGAGAACGCCGAGTCCCGGGTGCGGAAGGTCGAGGCCAAGCAGGCCGAGGCCGACAGCCTCAAGGCCGTCGCCGACCAGAAGGTCACCGAGAAGGAGACCGCAGCCACCCAGGCGCAGACCGCCAAGGACACCGCGGAGGCCGCCGCCAACGCGGCCCTGACCGCGGTCACCGACACGCAGACCAAGCGGCAGGCCCTTCTGAGCCAGCTCGCTACCCAGCGGGGCACCACCCTGGAGCTCGAGACCCGCCACCAGGAGCAGGTCGAGGCCGAGCGGCGGGCCCGCGAGGAGGCTGCGGCCAAGGAGGCGGCGGAGGAGGCCGCCAAGAATGCCGCGCCGGCTCCCAGCCAGGAGCCGACTCAGACTCCCAGCGAGGAGCCGACTCAGGAGCCTACACAGGAGCCGACGCAGACTCCCAGCGAGGAGCCCACGCAGGAGCCGAGCCAGGAGTCCGCCCCGGCTCCCGCTGAGCCCGAGGAGGCCCCGGCTGAGCCTGAGGAGGAGCCCGAGGAGGCCCCGGCTGAGCCCGCCGAGGAGCCCGCCGAGGAGCCCGCCGAGGAGCCCGCCCCCGCCCAGGATGTCCCCGAGCCTGAGCCCGAGGCGCCCTCCTACTCGGGGGACGCCGCGGCCACCGCCATCGCCGCGGCCAAGAACTACATCGGCACGCCCTACGTGTGGGGCGGGGAGTCGAGCAGCGGACTGGACTGCTCGGGCCTGACGATGATGGCCTACCAGGAGGCCGGGGTGGGCCTGACGCACTCCTCGCGCGTGCAGTACGGTGAGGGGACCCATGTCCCGCTGTCCGAGGCGATCCCTGGAGACCTGGTCTTCTGGTCCTCGGACGGCAGCCAGTCGGGGATCTATCATGTGGCCATCTACCTGGGTGATGGGATGATGATCGAGGCGCCCACCTTCGGCTACACGGTCACGATCACCTCCATGCGCTACTCGGGGGCCATGCCCTACGCGGTGCGCCCCTACTGAGCCGGGGCCGGGCGGTCCCTGCGCCGTGAGGCCGCCCCGAGCCCATCGACGACGACGGCCGGTGACCTGCTCAGGTCACCGGCCGTCGTCGTCCTCCCGCTGATCGCGGGGCGGGCGAGGGTGCCCGGGCGGGGGATCAGTGGCCCTCGCGCTGGGCGCGCTCGGCCTCGCGCTCGTAGGAGCGGCGGATCTCCTCCTCGGCCTCCTCGCGGCCCACCCAGTGGGCGCCCTCCACGGACTTGCCCGGCTCCAGGTCCTTGTAGACCTCGAAGAAGTGCTGGATCTCCAGGCGGTGGAACTCCGAGACATCCTCGATGTCCGTGCGCCAGGAGGCGCGCTGATCGGCGCTGGGCACGCACAGGACCTTGTCGTCCCCGCCCTTCTCGTCCCGCATGCGGAACATGCCCAGGGCGCGGCACCGGATGACGCATCCGGGGAAGGTCGGCTCCTCCAGCAGCACCAGCGCGTCCAGGGGGTCGCCGTCCTCGCCCAGGGTGTCGTCGATGAACCCGTAGTCGTCCGGGTAGCGCGTAGAGGTGAAGAGCATGCGGTCCAGGCGAATGCGGCCCGTGACATGGTCGATCTCGTACTTGTTCCGGTTTCCCTTGGGGATCTCGATGGTGACGTCGAACTCCACGGGAGCCTCCTTCGCTTGTGGGGCGGTCCGGGTGGGACCGCAGGAATGTGACCGCTCGGACCGGCGATGGGGTCGGCTTCGATCCCGACGCAGGTCCTGATAGCACTAGTGTGGCGTACGGAGGCCTTCGAGGTGGCCAACTGCGCTACCCCATGGCCCCGTTCCCGCATGCGGGCGCCCGCCCCGGTGCCGTCCCGGCCAACGCGCCTGTCGGTGCAGGTCAGGGCGACTGCCTGACAACAAGCATCCCACGTCAGTAAAGAGGAGACATGCGCAAGGCACAGATCGCCGCACTGACTGCGGCGAGCCTCCTGGTTGCCGGCGGCTACTACGGCTTGGCCGACGCTCTCGACCTGGTGCCCGGTCCCGTCACCGTGGCCCCGATGGACATCGCGGCGCAGCCCCACCCCACCATCAGCGCCCCCAGCCTCCCCCAGGCGCAGGTGGCCGGCCTGGACCCTGAGGCGCCCATGCCCTCATCGGCCGCGCTGAGCGCCATGGTCACCTCCATGGTCGCCGACCCCGCCATGGAGGGGGCCTCCGTCTCCGCCTCCGTCATCGACGTGGCCTCGGGCACCGAGCTGCTCGACCACTCCGCCGCCAGCGGCGTGACCCCGGCCTCCTCCAACAAGCTCCTGACCGCCCAGGCCTCCCTGTCCCTCATGGGGGCCGACCACACCCTGAGCACCACCACGGTGCTCCAGGGCTCGACCCTGACCCTGGTGGGCGGGGGAGACGTCCTGCTCGCCGAGGACAAGGGCGACCCCACGGCCACGGCCGGGCGGGCGGGCCTGGGAGACCTGGCCAGGCAGAGCGCCGAGGCGCTCAAGGCCCAGGGCGTGACCAGCGTGTCGGTGAGCCTGGATGACAC
This genomic interval carries:
- a CDS encoding C40 family peptidase is translated as MSPTTQKRWRRGPIAAAILALACTFPPAAHADPVNQEDIDQAKAAESTTSASIAELEARLSELNTNLEAAQLNAQIANEDYLVAADELSTATADAKTAQDDADKAAKATSSARADLSAVVVQTYQEGGSAMSALAPYVTSQTLAEFSAAEVARLRMGENAESRVRKVEAKQAEADSLKAVADQKVTEKETAATQAQTAKDTAEAAANAALTAVTDTQTKRQALLSQLATQRGTTLELETRHQEQVEAERRAREEAAAKEAAEEAAKNAAPAPSQEPTQTPSEEPTQEPTQEPTQTPSEEPTQEPSQESAPAPAEPEEAPAEPEEEPEEAPAEPAEEPAEEPAEEPAPAQDVPEPEPEAPSYSGDAAATAIAAAKNYIGTPYVWGGESSSGLDCSGLTMMAYQEAGVGLTHSSRVQYGEGTHVPLSEAIPGDLVFWSSDGSQSGIYHVAIYLGDGMMIEAPTFGYTVTITSMRYSGAMPYAVRPY
- a CDS encoding inorganic diphosphatase, giving the protein MEFDVTIEIPKGNRNKYEIDHVTGRIRLDRMLFTSTRYPDDYGFIDDTLGEDGDPLDALVLLEEPTFPGCVIRCRALGMFRMRDEKGGDDKVLCVPSADQRASWRTDIEDVSEFHRLEIQHFFEVYKDLEPGKSVEGAHWVGREEAEEEIRRSYEREAERAQREGH